A genomic segment from Pirellulales bacterium encodes:
- a CDS encoding HAD-IIIA family hydrolase: MKLVIIAGGKGTRLGAANVPKPMVKIADRTVLEHQLALARRYGIRDVFVLSGHLANVTFDHLQDGATRGMRITHLVEPYPLGTAGSLALVKHLISDRFLVFYGDVMLDMDLGRLIAFDREEHALATLVVHPNDHPQDSDLVEIDDKNRIQAWHKKPRPAGACHRNLVNAGVYVCSPEIFRHLPFGESADLGRDVFPSMLAHGLPLAAYCTAEFVKDMGTPDRLGEIDLACRSGRIARMNWANRRKAVFLDRDGVVLNFVDHLSNPDDVELAPGAAEAIRRINDSEHLAVLVTNQPMLAKGMLTRPGLERVHARMETLLAAEGGAFLDKIYYCPHHPERGFDGEVSTLKMDCDCRKPKPGMLLQAQREMNIDLNGSWMVGDQESDLLAGKKAGCRTIQVDARRAASGNTARDLLSAVQMVLGRSAEIPRGKVA; this comes from the coding sequence ATGAAGTTGGTCATTATCGCCGGTGGCAAAGGGACCAGGCTTGGCGCAGCCAACGTGCCGAAGCCGATGGTCAAGATCGCCGATCGAACGGTGCTGGAACATCAATTGGCCTTGGCCCGGCGCTACGGCATTCGTGATGTTTTCGTCCTGTCCGGACACTTGGCCAACGTGACCTTCGATCATTTGCAGGACGGCGCCACGCGCGGCATGCGGATCACGCATCTGGTCGAGCCCTATCCACTGGGCACCGCCGGCAGCCTGGCGCTGGTCAAACACTTGATCAGCGATCGGTTTCTGGTTTTCTACGGCGACGTGATGCTCGACATGGATCTGGGACGACTGATCGCCTTTGATCGCGAAGAGCATGCGCTGGCCACGCTGGTCGTCCATCCGAACGATCATCCGCAGGACAGCGACCTGGTCGAAATCGACGACAAAAATCGCATCCAGGCGTGGCATAAGAAGCCGCGCCCTGCCGGCGCATGTCATCGCAACCTGGTGAACGCCGGGGTGTATGTCTGCTCGCCCGAGATATTCCGCCACCTTCCGTTTGGCGAATCCGCGGATCTAGGCCGCGACGTGTTTCCCTCGATGCTTGCGCACGGGCTTCCCTTGGCGGCGTATTGCACAGCTGAGTTCGTTAAAGACATGGGGACGCCCGATCGACTGGGGGAGATTGACCTCGCGTGCCGAAGCGGCCGGATTGCGCGGATGAATTGGGCCAATCGCCGCAAGGCGGTATTCCTGGATCGCGACGGAGTGGTGTTGAACTTCGTCGACCATTTGTCGAACCCCGACGATGTAGAATTAGCGCCTGGCGCCGCTGAGGCAATTCGCCGGATCAACGACAGCGAGCATCTGGCTGTGCTGGTCACGAATCAGCCCATGCTGGCCAAAGGGATGCTGACCCGGCCGGGGCTCGAGCGCGTACATGCTCGCATGGAGACGTTGTTGGCCGCCGAGGGCGGTGCGTTTTTGGACAAGATTTACTACTGCCCACACCATCCCGAGCGCGGCTTCGACGGCGAAGTCTCGACGTTGAAGATGGATTGTGACTGCCGCAAGCCAAAGCCGGGCATGCTGCTGCAGGCTCAGCGCGAAATGAACATCGATCTGAACGGTTCGTGGATGGTCGGCGATCAGGAAAGCGATCTGCTGGCTGGCAAAAAAGCGGGCTGCCGCACCATCCAAGTCGACGCGCGTCGTGCAGCTTCCGGCAATACGGCGCGTGACCTGTTGTCGGCAGTGCAAATGGTCTTGGGCCGAAGTGCAGAAATTCCGCGAGGCAAAGTCGCATGA